The proteins below come from a single Metarhizium brunneum chromosome 1, complete sequence genomic window:
- the rplA gene encoding mitochondrial 54S ribosomal protein uL1m codes for MARLSIAQVTRPSTTSIPKFLAPAFVQTRQASVVRIKKVKKKRAIPKDFKRHNLEKRQFPQFSLCEAMRVLRAVEVGQPPASIKYEVHINLKTARNGPVVKNSIRLPHPVQSDWQIAVICPEGSDIATAATAAGAVAVGEETLFEAIRKEKIDFDRLICHEASEKALNKAGLGKILGPKGLMPSKRMKTIVSDVTKSIRDSAGAADYRERQGVIRMAIGQLGYTPDQLKVNIQALLKKVKSECAEISEEVSKEVHEVILSTTNGPSLSLNGKFNDVEGETQPEALAGVM; via the exons ATGGCCAGGCTAAGCATCGCGCAGGTGACACGGCCATCTACGACGTCAATACCAAAATTTCTTGCACCCGCATTCGTTCAGACCCGTCAGGCTTCTGTCGTCAGAATCAAGAAAGTCAAGAAGAAGCGTGCCATCCCCAAGGACTTCAAACGACACAACCTCGAAAAGCGACAATTTCCCCAGTTTTCACTATGTGAGGCTATGCG TGTGCTCCGTGCTGTCGAAGTCGGCCAGCCTCCTGCATCCATCAAATATGAAGTCCATATTAACCTCAAAACCGCACGAAACGGGCCCGTTGTTAAAAATAGCATCCGCCTTCCGCACCCCGTCCAAAGTGACTGGCAGATTGCCGTCATTTGTCCCGAAGGAAGCGACATTGCCACCGCGGCGACAGCCGCTGgtgccgtcgccgttggAGAAGAGACCCTTTTTGAAGCTATTCGCAAAGAGAAGATCGACTTTGACCGCCTTATTTGCCACGAGGCTAGTGAAAAGGCCCTAAATAAGGCTGGTTTGGGGAAGATCTTGGGTCCCAAGGGACTCATGCCCAGCAAAAGAATGAAGACAATTGTCAGCGACGTGACCAAGTCGATTCGCGATTCTGCTGGCGCAGCCGACTACAGAGAACGGCAGGGCGTTATTCGCATGGCCATTGGTCAGTTGGGGTACACCCCCGATCAGCTAAAGGTCAATATCCAGGCTCTGTTGAAGAAGGTCAAGTCCGAGTGTGCTGAAATCTCGGAAGAGGTATCCAAGGAGGTACATGAGGTGATTCTAAGCACTACCAATGGGCCTTCTCTAAGCCTCAATGGAAAATTTAATGATGTTGAGGGAGAGACGCAGCCCGAGGCTTTGGCGGGCGTCATGTAA
- the hapX gene encoding bZIP transcription factor hapX produces MPVPSTPAPLAPSPPSHSNPGAVTEVSNQRQIASRPLSKASQRPAAGSSAGTAGSLAPASGAPGPPSRAPLPTKQPKANTSAKTTGGPVPLPRLSAPLVDKMAMAAVISPSPTAEAPKISMTSKEWVIPPRPKPGRKPATDTPPTKRKAQNRAAQRAFRERRAARVGELEVQLDEQKDAHQQEEVKLKEKIRNLELDLQSFRSRCMLLENMLDRERQERIRAETQAETLKSRHGDDFFRSQSISGPRHSHSQPHSPVHHHTRHSLSGGRNEHLSQGRNFSISNIITPPESLDISSNNPEADAAITCGNCSPNSRCACAEEVLASTSAGCGKCGFGTACQCLDGMANNVSAGQDMKRPLSPSAGSSDNKRHRPDVDIHALTETDFTAMFSRKPAADATPQSPYDQPPSVTQMSSEESMAFKESCGFCKDGTYCVCAEDTAGMATPAMTPTESTQPISHQTQTPPPSEPDILPPPLAMEMTADGAVKLPRRIQGKKPVHKASPSSKGGCGANGPGTCAQCQADPKSGLFCRLMNAKYSREQGSGGGCCGGKGAGGGCCKSKSKAQPVPEKITLPSLPSLGLSCAEAYQTLSSHRNFSKAADDISSWLPKLKTTQHGGPVTPGRQAIEVEAASIMSVLKEFDVRFGREC; encoded by the coding sequence ATGCCCGTGCCGTCCACTCCCGCTCCTCTTGCTCCCTCACCTCCATCCCATAGTAATCCCGGAGCCGTCACAGAGGTCAGCAACCAGAGGCAAATAGCATCTCGGCCTTTGTCCAAGGCCTCCCAGAGACCAGCTGCCGGCTCCTCTGCAGGCACCGCCGGGTCTCTCGCTCCTGCGTCCGGTGCGCCTGGCCCGCCCTCTCGAGCACCGCTTCCGACGAAACAGCCAAAGGCCAACACTTCGGCAAAGACAACCGGCGGTCCGGTCCCTCTGCCTCGTCTATCTGCACCGCTCGTCGATaaaatggccatggcggccgtcaTCAGCCCTTCTCCCACAGCGGAGGCTCCCAAGATCTCCATGACATCCAAGGAATGGGTCATCCCGCCGCGTCCCAAGCCTGGCCGTAAACCAGCGACAGACACTCCTCCAACAAAGCGCAAGGCCCAGAACCGTGCTGCTCAGCGCGCTTTCCGTGAACGACGAGCTGCCCGTGTAGGGGAACTGGAAGTGCAGCTGGACGAACAAAAAGATGCTCATCAACAGGAGGAGGTCAAGCTAAAGGAAAAGATTCGCAATCTAGAGTTGGATCTCCAATCGTTCCGATCTAGATGTATGCTCTTGGAGAATATGCTCGACCGTGAGCGACAGGAGCGTATCCGCGCCGAGACTCAGGCAGAGACGCTCAAGAGTAGGCATGGTGACGACTTTTTTCGATCGCAAAGTATAAGCGGTCCTCGCCACTCGCACAGTCAGCCTCACAGCCCTGTACATCATCACACCCGTCACAGCCTGTCTGGCGGACGCAACGAGCACCTCTCGCAGGGGAGAAACTTTTCCATTTCCAACATCATCACTCCCCCCGAAAGCTTGGACATCAGTTCCAACAaccccgaggccgacgcAGCCATCACTTGCGGCAACTGCTCACCCAACAGCCGCTGTGCATGTGCTGAAGAGGTGCTCGCTTCCACGTCTGCAGGCTGCGGCAAGTGTGGATTTGGCACTGCTTGTCAATGCTTGGATGGCATGGCGAACAATGTCAGCGCAGGACAAGACATGAAAAGGCCTCTATCGCCGTCTGCTGGCTCGTCCGACAACAAGCGACACCGTCCGGACGTGGACATCCACGCCCTCACAGAGACGGACTTCACTGCCATGTTCTCAAGAAAGCCTGCTGCCGATGCCACACCCCAATCACCATATGACCAGCCCCCATCCGTGACCCAGATGTCCTCCGAAGAGTCCATGGCATTCAAGGAGAGCTGCGGATTCTGCAAAGACGGCACGTACTGCGTCTGCGCCGAGGATACAGCTGGCATGGCTACCCCGGCCATGACTCCCACCGAATCAACACAGCCTATTTCCCACCAAACCCAAACCCCTCCTCCTTCCGAGCCCGATATCCTCCCGCCCCCTCTAGCCATGGAAATGACGGCAGATGGAGCCGTCAAGCTCCCCCGCAGAATCCAAGGCAAGAAACCCGTCCACAAGgcatcgccctcgtccaAGGGCGGCTGTGGCGCCAACGGACCCGGCACATGCGCCCAATGCCAGGCAGACCCCAAATCCGGCCTGTTCTGCCGCCTGATGAATGCCAAGTATAGCCGTGAACAGGGctccggcggcggctgttGTGGCGGGAaaggcgctggcggcggatGCTGCAAGTCAAAGTCAAAGGCCCAGCCGGTCCCTGAGAAAATCACCCTccccagcctgcccagccTGGGACTCAGCTGCGCCGAAGCGTACCAGACCCTGTCCAGCCACAGGAACTTCTCCAAGGCCGCAGACGACATCTCTTCGTGGCTGCCAAAGTTGAAGACTACACAGCACGGGGGCCCGGTCACTCCGGGGAGACAAGCCATAGAGGTCGAGGCGGCGAGTATAATGAGTGTTTTGAAAGAATTCGATGTACGCTTCGGAAGGGAGTGCTGA